The following are encoded together in the Cyanobacterium aponinum PCC 10605 genome:
- a CDS encoding branched-chain amino acid ABC transporter permease — translation MVEYLVFLTISASLYSLFALGLNLQWGFTGLINFGHVAFMTIGAYTTVLLESQGVPLFLAVIIGALGASIFGLIIGFSSIKLREDYLAIVTIGAGELVRLIVQNEEWLTKGTFGIQGYNLPFGTFKPNPLGKLLMVAILTVLAVFVVWRLWINVRQRLNLAKNIQGKSYQPPSLLSTYVWGSLAFIFILICYINGAIALMDYTYKAGLMLLILITLAVIYYGLDIIIHSPWGRVLKAIREDEEVAKALGKNVFWYKLQAFMLGGAIAGLAGAFYSWQLTTIYPSSFEPLMTFNAWIIVVLGGSGNNAGVILGAMIFWGYDSLTRFIFSSMPFITASQVGAFRVMVIGLILMILMIWRPQGILGRKGELSLSK, via the coding sequence GTGGTTGAATATTTAGTCTTTTTAACAATTTCTGCGAGTTTATATAGTCTTTTTGCTCTTGGTTTGAATTTACAATGGGGTTTTACGGGGTTAATTAATTTTGGTCATGTAGCCTTTATGACTATTGGAGCTTACACGACTGTTTTGCTTGAGTCACAAGGAGTCCCTTTATTTTTAGCGGTAATAATTGGTGCTTTAGGGGCTTCTATTTTTGGCTTAATTATTGGTTTTAGTAGTATTAAGTTAAGAGAAGACTACTTGGCTATTGTCACTATTGGGGCTGGAGAATTAGTCCGTTTGATTGTTCAAAATGAAGAATGGTTAACCAAAGGAACTTTTGGTATTCAAGGTTATAATCTGCCTTTTGGTACTTTTAAGCCTAATCCCTTGGGAAAATTATTGATGGTTGCCATTCTCACAGTCTTAGCCGTGTTTGTGGTTTGGCGTTTATGGATTAATGTTCGTCAAAGGTTAAATTTAGCCAAAAACATTCAGGGAAAAAGTTATCAACCTCCCAGTTTATTAAGTACTTATGTTTGGGGTAGTCTAGCTTTTATTTTTATTCTTATCTGTTATATTAACGGTGCGATCGCACTTATGGACTATACTTATAAAGCCGGGTTAATGTTACTGATATTGATAACCTTGGCAGTGATTTACTATGGCTTAGATATTATCATTCATTCTCCTTGGGGGCGGGTGTTGAAAGCTATTCGGGAAGATGAGGAAGTTGCAAAGGCGTTAGGCAAAAACGTTTTTTGGTATAAATTACAAGCCTTTATGTTAGGAGGTGCGATCGCAGGTTTAGCTGGTGCATTTTACAGTTGGCAATTAACAACCATTTATCCCAGTAGTTTTGAACCTTTAATGACATTTAATGCTTGGATTATCGTTGTTTTAGGCGGTTCAGGAAATAATGCGGGAGTTATATTAGGAGCAATGATTTTTTGGGGATATGACTCCTTAACTCGATTTATATTTAGTAGTATGCCCTTTATTACTGCCTCTCAAGTTGGTGCATTTAGAGTCATGGTAATTGGTTTAATTCTTATGATTTTAATGATTTGGCGTCCTCAAGGCATTCTTGGCAGAAAAGGAGAACTTTCTCTGAGTAAATAA
- the infC gene encoding translation initiation factor IF-3, translating into MTYSNKKNNQRDLPKINENIRFPKVRLIDTDGEQLGVLDTRDANRLAEEKELDLVLVSETADPPVCRIMDYGKFKFEQEKKARAIRKKQHTADVKEVKMRYKIDEHDYQVRLNQAKRFLKAGDKVKATINFRGREAQHTHLGQELLERLAEDLGEMAEVQQRPKKEGRNMIMLLSPKKA; encoded by the coding sequence GTGACCTATAGCAACAAAAAAAATAACCAAAGAGATTTACCCAAAATTAATGAAAATATTCGTTTTCCTAAAGTCAGATTAATTGACACAGACGGAGAACAACTTGGTGTTCTTGATACCAGAGACGCAAATCGTCTAGCGGAAGAAAAAGAATTAGACCTCGTCTTAGTCAGTGAAACGGCTGATCCTCCTGTGTGTCGCATCATGGACTATGGCAAATTCAAATTTGAGCAGGAAAAAAAAGCAAGAGCCATTCGCAAAAAGCAACATACTGCGGATGTTAAGGAAGTAAAAATGCGTTACAAAATCGACGAGCATGATTATCAAGTACGTCTTAATCAAGCAAAACGCTTCCTTAAAGCTGGTGATAAAGTGAAAGCAACAATCAATTTTAGAGGAAGAGAAGCTCAACACACTCACTTAGGACAGGAATTATTAGAGCGTCTTGCAGAAGATTTAGGGGAAATGGCAGAAGTTCAACAAAGACCAAAAAAAGAGGGACGCAATATGATAATGCTTCTTTCTCCTAAAAAAGCCTAG
- a CDS encoding Nif11-like leader peptide family natural product precursor: protein MSKEAVEEFFAKIPEDDNLQQKLVSILQADIDHRQETAKLAQEYGFDITAEELSEEVKKRQEEFAQRQESGELSEEELESVAGGLSFPGTFSFPSPIPGTFPFPTPRPGPIPFPKPKW, encoded by the coding sequence ATGAGCAAAGAAGCCGTAGAAGAGTTTTTTGCAAAAATTCCTGAAGATGATAACCTGCAACAAAAATTAGTATCTATTCTTCAAGCAGATATTGATCATCGTCAAGAAACTGCTAAATTAGCACAAGAATATGGATTTGATATTACAGCCGAAGAACTTTCGGAAGAAGTCAAAAAACGACAGGAAGAATTTGCACAGCGCCAGGAAAGTGGAGAATTAAGTGAGGAAGAATTAGAAAGCGTTGCCGGTGGTTTATCTTTCCCCGGTACTTTTAGCTTCCCCTCGCCTATACCAGGCACTTTTCCTTTTCCAACCCCACGTCCTGGACCTATTCCTTTCCCTAAACCAAAATGGTAA
- a CDS encoding branched-chain amino acid ABC transporter permease — protein MDSTIFQALFNGLAVGSIIALAAVGLTLTMGILRLSNFAHGDFLTVGAYLTWWINHFGLNIWLSMAIALLGTILIMLAGEQLLWKPLRKQKASSTSLIIVSIGLALFLRNGILFIWGGSNQNYDLPLVEALDFGGLKIAYYRLIVIIVTILAIVGLHLVLQKTKMGKGMRAVADNIDLARVSGINVEQIVLFTWVLTAILTATGGGLYGLITAVRPNMGWFLILPIFASVILGGIGNIYGAIAGGLIIGVAQELSVFIVGSEYKLGVALLIMIVILLVRPQGIFGK, from the coding sequence ATGGATTCAACGATATTTCAAGCCCTTTTCAATGGTTTAGCGGTGGGAAGTATTATTGCATTGGCGGCGGTGGGTTTAACCCTAACTATGGGAATTTTACGTCTGTCTAATTTTGCTCATGGTGATTTTTTGACCGTTGGTGCTTATTTGACTTGGTGGATTAATCATTTTGGGTTGAATATTTGGTTGTCAATGGCGATCGCACTTTTGGGGACAATACTTATTATGTTAGCAGGAGAACAACTATTATGGAAACCTTTGAGAAAACAAAAAGCCAGTAGTACCAGTTTAATTATTGTATCCATCGGTTTAGCCTTGTTTCTGCGCAATGGTATTTTGTTCATTTGGGGGGGGAGTAATCAAAACTATGATTTACCGTTGGTTGAAGCCCTCGATTTTGGTGGTTTAAAAATTGCTTATTATCGTCTTATTGTCATTATTGTTACTATTTTGGCTATAGTGGGACTTCATTTGGTACTGCAAAAAACGAAAATGGGGAAAGGCATGAGGGCGGTGGCAGATAATATTGATTTGGCGAGGGTATCAGGGATTAATGTTGAGCAGATAGTTTTATTCACTTGGGTTTTAACAGCAATACTTACCGCCACGGGAGGGGGATTATATGGATTAATTACTGCAGTGCGTCCTAATATGGGATGGTTTTTGATTTTACCTATTTTTGCGTCTGTGATTTTAGGGGGCATTGGTAATATTTATGGTGCGATCGCAGGTGGTTTGATTATTGGTGTGGCACAAGAATTGAGTGTTTTTATCGTGGGTTCAGAATATAAGCTCGGTGTTGCTTTACTGATTATGATTGTAATTTTGTTAGTAAGACCTCAAGGCATTTTCGGTAAATAG
- a CDS encoding cupin domain-containing protein, translating into MSIDDFDFAKLIAPIDLNTFINEYWEKKPLIISRNQKNYYQDLLSVEDLDSILQYSKLKPPEIRVVKNQQDFLPDRYVKADGSLNLNQLYKAYYEDHTLVVNGLQNFWKPLAIYCQKLQNFFNHGVIANLYLSPKDSKGLSPHYDTHDVFVLQVDGSKEWQVHQCFQPVPLLGSFQPVIPENSLPKLLHTVCLQPGDLLYLPRGFVHHAATQESFSLHLTLGIYPTQWLDLMVNALTMLALKNQDLRKALPIGFLDKPEMLGEIKEQFDQLLQTFAEKSSIDEAMELIYDQFIHKITPIPDGHFQQVNLVDAIAPDTLVVKREGMRCRIVKKGFSISIQFPGNSINGGLHYREAMEFVAKQKEPFTAQMLPDSLKEEQKTQLISRLIRGGLLKTLQD; encoded by the coding sequence ATGTCTATAGATGATTTTGATTTTGCTAAACTAATTGCCCCCATTGATTTAAACACATTTATCAATGAATATTGGGAGAAAAAACCCTTAATTATTTCTCGTAATCAAAAAAACTACTATCAAGATTTACTCTCGGTAGAGGATTTAGACTCAATTTTACAATATAGTAAACTGAAACCCCCAGAGATACGGGTGGTGAAAAATCAACAGGATTTTCTCCCCGATAGATATGTTAAAGCTGATGGTAGTCTTAACCTTAATCAACTTTATAAAGCCTATTATGAGGATCATACTTTGGTTGTTAATGGCTTACAAAATTTTTGGAAACCTTTGGCGATTTATTGTCAAAAACTACAAAACTTTTTTAATCATGGGGTAATTGCAAATCTTTATCTATCTCCAAAAGACTCAAAGGGCTTATCCCCCCATTATGATACTCATGATGTCTTTGTTTTACAAGTGGATGGCTCAAAAGAATGGCAAGTGCATCAGTGTTTTCAACCTGTGCCTTTGTTGGGAAGTTTTCAACCGGTTATTCCTGAAAATAGTTTACCAAAATTATTACATACAGTTTGTTTACAACCGGGGGATTTATTATATTTACCCAGAGGTTTTGTGCATCATGCGGCTACTCAAGAAAGTTTTTCCCTTCATTTAACTTTAGGTATTTATCCCACTCAATGGCTTGATTTGATGGTTAATGCTTTAACAATGTTGGCATTGAAAAATCAAGATTTACGTAAGGCTTTACCTATTGGCTTTTTAGATAAGCCCGAAATGTTAGGAGAAATTAAGGAGCAATTCGATCAATTATTACAAACTTTTGCGGAAAAAAGTTCTATAGATGAGGCAATGGAATTAATTTATGATCAATTTATTCATAAAATTACCCCAATTCCTGACGGGCATTTTCAGCAAGTTAATTTGGTAGATGCGATCGCACCTGATACATTAGTAGTAAAAAGAGAGGGTATGAGATGCCGTATAGTTAAAAAAGGATTTTCCATCAGTATTCAATTCCCCGGAAATAGTATCAATGGAGGATTACATTATCGAGAGGCAATGGAGTTTGTAGCAAAACAAAAAGAACCATTTACCGCTCAAATGCTTCCCGATTCATTAAAGGAAGAACAAAAAACTCAGTTAATTAGTCGCTTAATTAGAGGGGGTTTACTAAAAACATTACAAGATTGA
- a CDS encoding universal stress protein, translating to MFKNILFPIDQSREAREAVAVVSNIVKTYESKLYLLSVVETNQEEDAVMSDMKTVAQLLKNAQDLFFQAEIIAEVIEREGMPPFVICDVADEIEANLIIMGCRGLGLTQEGVEDSVTNRVINLAPCPVLVVP from the coding sequence ATGTTCAAAAACATTCTATTTCCCATTGACCAAAGTAGAGAAGCCAGAGAAGCAGTTGCCGTCGTAAGCAACATCGTTAAAACCTATGAAAGTAAACTATATCTACTATCAGTTGTAGAAACAAATCAAGAAGAAGATGCTGTGATGAGCGACATGAAAACTGTTGCTCAATTACTCAAAAATGCTCAAGATTTATTTTTCCAAGCTGAAATTATAGCAGAAGTCATAGAAAGAGAAGGAATGCCTCCTTTTGTTATTTGTGATGTTGCTGATGAGATTGAGGCTAATTTAATTATTATGGGATGTCGTGGCTTAGGTTTAACTCAAGAAGGAGTTGAAGATAGTGTCACTAATCGGGTGATTAATCTTGCCCCCTGTCCTGTTTTAGTTGTACCGTGA
- a CDS encoding Nif11-like leader peptide family natural product precursor: protein MSQEAVISFLDAVPQNEELQRKLATILESSENDREDAAQLANEYGYDITPDELWAEIQKRQQETKFRQEAGELTDEELEAVAGGELLVATIASTVAMTVSVGGSIAVGILAPKIKW, encoded by the coding sequence ATGAGCCAAGAAGCTGTTATTAGTTTTTTAGATGCAGTTCCCCAAAATGAAGAGTTACAAAGAAAATTAGCTACTATTCTCGAATCTTCGGAAAATGATCGTGAAGATGCCGCTCAGTTAGCTAATGAATATGGTTATGATATTACCCCCGATGAACTCTGGGCAGAAATCCAAAAACGTCAACAGGAAACTAAATTCCGTCAAGAGGCTGGTGAATTAACGGATGAGGAATTGGAGGCAGTGGCTGGAGGAGAACTACTTGTAGCAACGATCGCATCAACTGTTGCTATGACTGTTTCTGTTGGTGGCAGTATCGCTGTGGGAATACTAGCTCCTAAAATTAAATGGTAA
- a CDS encoding prohibitin family protein: MDRQTTGNISTLIGGILAALIVFIGFNSFIIINPGQAGVLSILGKAQDGALLEGIHFKPPLVSNVDVYDVTVQKFEVPAQSSTKDLQELSASFAINFRLDPIQVVNIRRTQGTLQNIVAKIIAPQTQESFKIAAARRTVEEAITQRNQLKDDFDNALNERLEKYGIIVLDTSVVDLNFSPEFAKAVEEKQIAEQKSQRAVYVAKEAEQQAQADINRAKGKAEAQRLLAETLKAQGGDLVLKKEAIEAWKEGGAQMPKVLVMGGDSNGGGIPFLFNLNELER; encoded by the coding sequence TTGGATCGTCAAACTACAGGCAATATTTCAACTTTAATAGGCGGAATTCTTGCCGCTTTAATTGTTTTTATTGGTTTTAATTCCTTTATTATTATCAACCCCGGACAAGCTGGTGTATTAAGTATTCTGGGAAAAGCCCAAGATGGAGCATTATTAGAGGGTATCCACTTTAAACCCCCTTTAGTTTCCAACGTTGATGTTTATGATGTCACTGTACAGAAATTTGAAGTCCCTGCTCAAAGTTCGACAAAAGACTTACAGGAACTAAGTGCTAGTTTTGCCATTAACTTCCGCCTTGATCCCATTCAAGTAGTTAATATTAGAAGAACTCAGGGAACTTTGCAAAATATTGTCGCTAAAATTATCGCTCCTCAAACTCAGGAATCTTTCAAAATTGCCGCCGCTAGGCGTACTGTTGAAGAAGCTATCACCCAACGTAATCAGTTAAAAGATGATTTTGATAATGCCTTAAATGAGCGTTTAGAAAAATATGGTATTATTGTTCTTGACACCAGTGTTGTGGACTTAAACTTTTCCCCTGAATTTGCTAAGGCGGTAGAAGAAAAACAAATCGCTGAACAAAAGTCACAAAGAGCGGTTTATGTAGCCAAAGAGGCTGAACAACAAGCACAGGCGGACATCAATCGGGCAAAAGGTAAAGCCGAGGCTCAAAGACTCTTAGCAGAAACTTTAAAAGCTCAAGGAGGAGACCTAGTATTGAAGAAAGAAGCGATCGAAGCCTGGAAAGAAGGAGGGGCTCAAATGCCTAAAGTTCTTGTTATGGGTGGAGATAGTAACGGTGGTGGAATTCCTTTTCTTTTTAATCTCAATGAACTGGAAAGATAA
- a CDS encoding Nif11-like leader peptide family natural product precursor has product MSKEAVEQFFARIPEDNELQQKLVSILQEDIDHRQETAKLAQEYGFDVTAEELSEEAKQRQEEFAQNPESEELSEEELESVAGGSIPSITVGIFQPLTINTYNMPGSISNPFPKPKW; this is encoded by the coding sequence ATGAGTAAAGAAGCAGTAGAGCAGTTTTTCGCTAGAATTCCTGAAGATAATGAGCTACAACAAAAATTGGTTTCCATTCTTCAAGAAGACATTGACCATCGCCAAGAAACAGCTAAATTAGCTCAGGAATACGGGTTTGATGTCACGGCAGAAGAACTGTCGGAGGAAGCAAAACAACGGCAGGAAGAGTTTGCACAGAACCCAGAAAGCGAAGAATTAAGCGAGGAAGAATTAGAAAGTGTTGCTGGAGGCTCTATTCCTAGCATCACCGTCGGTATTTTTCAACCTCTTACAATAAACACTTACAATATGCCGGGTTCTATTTCAAACCCTTTTCCGAAACCAAAATGGTAG
- a CDS encoding phosphoglycerate kinase — protein MAKKSVANLTKSDLEGKRVLMRVDFNVPMDNGAITDDTRIKAALPTINDLISKGAKVILCSHMGRPKGQVKDSLRLTPVAVRLSELLGKNVVKCDDCIGDDVTNAVNGMANGDVVLLENLRFYNEEEANDPEFAKKLASNADLYVNDAFGTAHRAHASTEGVTHYLSPSVAGFLIEKELKFLQSAIESPKRPLVAIIGGSKVSSKIGVIETLLEKCDKLIIGGGMIFTFYKARGLSVGKSLVEEDKLDLAKALEAKAKERGVEFLLPTDVIVADNFAPDANAQTVDINSIPDGWMGLDIGPDSVKTFQTALADCQSVVWNGPMGVFEFEKFAKGTEAIAHSLAEITAKGATTIIGGGDSVAAVEKVGVAEKMSHISTGGGASLELLEGKVLPGIAALDEA, from the coding sequence ATGGCTAAAAAAAGTGTTGCAAATTTAACAAAATCTGATTTAGAAGGTAAAAGAGTATTAATGCGCGTGGATTTCAACGTGCCTATGGATAACGGTGCGATTACCGATGATACTCGTATCAAAGCGGCTTTACCTACCATTAATGATTTAATCTCAAAAGGTGCGAAAGTAATTTTGTGTAGTCACATGGGTCGTCCCAAAGGTCAAGTTAAGGATAGTCTCCGTTTAACTCCTGTGGCAGTCCGTCTTTCTGAGTTATTGGGTAAAAATGTGGTTAAGTGTGATGACTGTATTGGTGATGATGTGACTAATGCAGTTAATGGGATGGCTAACGGTGATGTTGTCTTATTAGAAAACCTCCGTTTTTACAATGAAGAAGAAGCTAATGATCCTGAATTTGCGAAAAAATTAGCTAGTAATGCTGATTTGTACGTTAATGATGCTTTTGGTACTGCTCACCGCGCCCATGCTTCCACTGAAGGGGTTACTCACTATTTATCCCCCAGTGTGGCTGGTTTCTTAATTGAGAAAGAGTTGAAATTCTTACAAAGTGCGATCGAATCTCCTAAACGTCCTCTAGTAGCTATTATCGGTGGTTCTAAAGTTTCTAGTAAAATTGGTGTTATCGAAACCTTATTAGAAAAATGCGATAAATTAATTATCGGCGGTGGTATGATTTTCACCTTCTATAAAGCCCGTGGTTTAAGTGTTGGTAAGTCTTTAGTAGAAGAAGATAAATTAGATTTAGCTAAGGCTTTAGAAGCAAAAGCAAAAGAAAGAGGTGTAGAATTTTTATTACCTACTGACGTAATTGTAGCTGATAATTTTGCTCCTGATGCAAACGCTCAAACCGTTGATATTAATAGCATTCCTGATGGTTGGATGGGCTTAGATATTGGTCCTGATTCCGTTAAAACCTTCCAAACTGCTCTTGCCGACTGTCAATCCGTTGTTTGGAATGGACCTATGGGAGTATTTGAATTTGAAAAATTTGCTAAAGGTACAGAAGCGATCGCACATAGTTTAGCAGAAATTACCGCAAAAGGAGCAACTACTATCATTGGTGGTGGTGATTCCGTTGCCGCCGTAGAAAAAGTTGGTGTTGCCGAGAAAATGAGTCATATCTCTACTGGTGGTGGTGCTAGTTTAGAGTTATTAGAAGGTAAAGTTTTACCCGGTATTGCCGCTTTGGATGAAGCCTAA
- a CDS encoding type 2 lanthipeptide synthetase LanM family protein, whose protein sequence is MKLENHHLETTLSFIQNQASSINERLTYHWIPNISNFCQSQVEENLNLWCHIVAKGNKEKFKQRLAFEGFTLDKISLILAEGTFSPDTPLPEWLITLKKVIQKAENLELSQLPENIVNSTKIPFEPIYTPFIQVAWDKLRQRTKSTLDLLNNDSLVVLEQQLINQLAYLCTSVLLEEFKNFRSSGNEMKEFILTQIKESKSNNKYKQFLDNLLSDNLISFFEKYSVLGKLSAILINYWVEANQEFITRLNNDLPEIERLFSSDKPLKQVIDIQVGLSDSHERGRSVIALKFDTGLKLIYKPRNIHLDVNFYQFLNWFNQKSNLIPLKTIKIIHRDNYGWIEFLSSLPCNSEQEAKNFYYRYGMLVCLTYTLEGSDFHFENLISHGDNPMLIDLEGLLQPRTKANNDDNGISLTEGAESSILKGSTAQHASTASVGKLIQESVFRTFLIPIEYSFLNDDVNVNVGGLAVEEEKKIQQIAINNINSDAMNLGLKEVVFTQRNNLPVLNNAILSPKDYLEDIVQGFKETYEFLLKKKKLLLSEESPFLLLKNQNTRYLFRNTNTYNTILSNSYHPSLLKSGIKRSIALDVLSRAFLGMKNPEKLLPILRTELREMEDLDIPCFTSNTSINGVYVGKGEMVADMFEKPSFESLMTRFENFSHKDLEQQVQMIRSAFYAQLVKQPQPISLISTDDYSQKQNLSLSDSTSLNQELLFRQVVKIAEDLEKNAVALTTSSEAQRNSLMSTDEGITWLSLEYRAKTNGFRFPGLNPGLYDGNSGIALFLSALYKITQDERWKNLTDRSLKTIQNNIRQLTKYPKIQERLVKKTGISGTRGICSIIYSLVKMSELLQEPILLEDAHSLTGLITPDLIKKSSFPIIDGLASSILGLLALSKTELASASIKSHSLKIAKECGEYLLQYQQTDDKNIKTGFTHGLAGISYSFFRLFALTDDKRFLEAGKQALQQEQNFFSPIDKNWANDSSDNAVFNVSWTNGASGIALSRLGISHIYNDNLIQEDINNALETTQKYCFGEVDNLCWGNFGRLETLLVASKKLNQPSLLEFSHQGVNSLLSRAESAGNFQLFSGLPPLIFNPSFHHGSSGIGYQLLRFAHPDLLPSILLWE, encoded by the coding sequence ATGAAACTGGAAAATCATCATTTAGAAACAACATTGAGCTTTATTCAAAATCAAGCTAGTTCAATTAATGAAAGGTTAACTTATCATTGGATTCCCAATATTTCAAATTTCTGTCAATCTCAGGTAGAAGAAAATTTAAATTTATGGTGTCACATCGTAGCAAAAGGCAATAAAGAAAAATTTAAACAGCGTTTGGCTTTTGAAGGCTTCACATTAGATAAAATTTCATTGATTTTGGCTGAAGGAACTTTTTCTCCTGACACCCCTTTACCTGAATGGTTGATTACTCTAAAAAAAGTTATACAAAAAGCTGAAAATTTAGAATTATCGCAATTACCTGAGAATATTGTTAATTCGACTAAAATTCCTTTTGAGCCTATTTATACTCCCTTTATTCAAGTGGCTTGGGATAAATTACGTCAAAGAACAAAATCTACTTTAGATTTGTTAAATAATGATTCTTTGGTAGTTTTAGAACAACAGTTAATTAATCAACTTGCCTATCTTTGTACATCTGTTTTATTGGAAGAATTTAAAAATTTTCGTTCTTCAGGAAATGAAATGAAGGAGTTTATTTTAACTCAGATAAAAGAAAGTAAAAGTAATAATAAATATAAGCAATTTTTAGATAATTTACTATCAGATAATCTGATTTCTTTTTTTGAAAAGTATAGCGTTTTGGGAAAATTGAGTGCTATATTAATTAATTATTGGGTGGAAGCTAATCAAGAATTTATTACTAGGTTAAATAATGATTTACCAGAAATAGAAAGACTTTTTTCTTCGGATAAACCTTTGAAACAAGTTATTGATATTCAGGTTGGTTTATCGGATTCTCATGAAAGAGGAAGGTCTGTTATAGCATTAAAATTCGACACAGGACTAAAGTTAATTTATAAGCCTAGAAATATCCATCTTGATGTAAACTTTTACCAATTTTTAAACTGGTTTAATCAAAAGTCTAATCTTATACCTTTAAAAACAATTAAAATTATCCATCGTGATAATTATGGTTGGATTGAGTTTTTATCATCATTACCTTGTAACAGTGAGCAAGAGGCAAAAAATTTCTATTATCGTTATGGAATGTTGGTATGTCTTACCTATACTTTAGAGGGTTCTGATTTTCATTTTGAAAATTTAATTTCCCATGGTGATAATCCCATGTTGATTGATTTGGAGGGATTATTACAGCCACGAACTAAGGCAAATAACGATGATAATGGTATCAGTTTAACAGAAGGAGCAGAAAGTTCGATCCTGAAGGGATCTACTGCGCAGCACGCATCTACTGCATCTGTCGGAAAATTAATTCAAGAGTCTGTATTTCGCACTTTTTTGATACCAATTGAATATAGTTTTCTCAATGATGATGTCAATGTTAACGTTGGTGGATTGGCAGTAGAAGAAGAAAAGAAAATACAACAAATTGCAATTAACAATATAAATTCCGATGCCATGAATTTGGGCTTGAAGGAAGTAGTTTTTACACAGAGAAATAATTTACCAGTCCTGAATAATGCTATCCTTTCTCCTAAAGATTATTTAGAAGATATAGTTCAAGGATTTAAAGAAACTTATGAGTTTTTGCTGAAAAAGAAAAAGTTATTATTGAGTGAAGAAAGCCCTTTTTTATTGTTAAAAAATCAAAATACTCGTTATTTATTTCGCAACACAAACACATACAACACAATTTTATCTAATTCTTATCATCCTAGTTTACTTAAATCGGGTATCAAGCGAAGTATTGCCCTCGATGTTTTAAGTCGTGCTTTTTTAGGGATGAAAAATCCAGAGAAGTTATTACCCATATTAAGAACAGAATTAAGAGAAATGGAAGATTTAGACATTCCCTGTTTTACCTCCAATACTTCGATAAATGGGGTTTATGTGGGCAAGGGAGAAATGGTAGCAGATATGTTTGAAAAGCCCAGTTTTGAATCTTTGATGACTAGATTTGAAAATTTCAGTCATAAGGATTTAGAGCAACAAGTACAAATGATTCGTAGTGCTTTTTATGCCCAATTAGTTAAACAGCCTCAACCTATTTCTCTTATTTCTACTGATGACTACTCTCAAAAACAGAATTTATCTTTATCTGACTCTACTTCTTTGAATCAAGAGTTATTATTCAGGCAGGTAGTTAAAATTGCAGAAGATTTAGAAAAAAATGCGGTCGCACTAACCACTTCTTCAGAAGCCCAGAGAAACTCTTTGATGTCAACCGATGAAGGGATAACATGGCTCAGTTTAGAGTATCGAGCAAAAACTAATGGTTTCCGTTTCCCGGGGTTAAATCCGGGCTTATATGATGGTAATTCAGGAATTGCTCTTTTTCTTTCTGCCTTATATAAAATTACACAGGATGAGAGATGGAAAAATTTAACCGATAGAAGTCTCAAAACTATACAAAACAATATTCGACAACTAACGAAATATCCTAAAATTCAAGAAAGACTGGTCAAAAAAACGGGTATTAGTGGCACAAGGGGAATTTGCTCAATAATTTATTCCTTAGTTAAGATGAGCGAATTGTTACAAGAACCAATATTATTGGAAGATGCCCATAGTTTAACTGGGTTAATAACTCCTGATTTAATCAAAAAGTCTTCTTTTCCAATTATTGACGGGTTAGCCAGTTCCATTTTAGGTTTATTAGCACTATCGAAAACAGAATTAGCCTCAGCATCGATAAAATCTCATAGTTTGAAAATAGCGAAAGAGTGCGGAGAATATTTACTTCAATATCAACAAACAGATGATAAAAATATCAAAACAGGTTTCACTCACGGTTTAGCAGGTATTAGTTATAGTTTTTTCAGACTATTTGCCCTTACCGATGATAAACGTTTCTTGGAAGCAGGAAAACAAGCCCTTCAACAAGAGCAAAATTTCTTTTCACCTATAGACAAAAATTGGGCTAATGATTCTTCAGACAATGCAGTATTTAACGTTTCTTGGACAAATGGAGCTTCTGGGATAGCTTTAAGTCGTTTAGGTATTTCGCATATTTATAATGATAATTTGATTCAAGAGGATATAAATAACGCCCTAGAAACAACGCAAAAATATTGTTTTGGGGAAGTGGATAACCTTTGTTGGGGTAATTTTGGGCGCTTAGAAACTCTATTAGTTGCCTCTAAAAAATTAAACCAACCTTCATTATTAGAATTTTCCCATCAAGGGGTTAATTCTTTACTGAGTCGGGCAGAATCAGCAGGTAATTTTCAATTATTTTCTGGTTTACCTCCTTTGATTTTTAATCCTAGCTTCCATCACGGTAGTAGCGGTATTGGCTATCAATTACTGAGGTTTGCCCATCCAGATTTATTGCCATCAATTTTACTTTGGGAGTAG